A genomic region of Pseudomonas sp. RSB 5.4 contains the following coding sequences:
- a CDS encoding XdhC family protein, protein MQHLDLQVVRRALEWSVAGQRIWLCTVLTTYGSAPRAPGSLLAVNETGQWIGSLSGGCVEEDFLERVAEGAFLDAVNVVRYGEGDDPRSRVSLPCGGILDVLVEKFDADCEVQAHLRELESALLGQRRLIREVDLASGARSLFADREQGARIEREIDRVRIRIGAAQRLLLAGYSSVAQACAEFAVGLGFEVILCDPRDEVLEGVVLNGVEIRRQLPSVFIADGGCHRDTAVVALTHDPRIDDLAMMEAVRTEAFYIGVMGSQQTSQKRFERLRRIGGLGEVELARIHAPIGLNLGSKTPAEIALAVLADILRIRSGITRDQL, encoded by the coding sequence ATGCAGCATCTCGATCTACAGGTTGTGCGGCGGGCACTGGAGTGGTCGGTGGCGGGGCAGCGCATCTGGCTCTGCACGGTGCTGACCACCTACGGCTCGGCGCCGCGTGCTCCGGGTTCGCTGCTGGCGGTGAACGAGACCGGCCAGTGGATCGGGTCGCTGTCCGGTGGCTGCGTCGAGGAAGATTTTCTCGAGCGCGTGGCTGAGGGCGCGTTTCTCGATGCGGTCAACGTGGTGCGTTACGGTGAAGGCGATGATCCGCGCTCGCGAGTCAGCCTGCCCTGTGGCGGCATTCTCGATGTACTGGTAGAGAAATTTGACGCCGACTGCGAGGTGCAGGCGCATCTGCGTGAGCTTGAATCAGCGTTGCTCGGTCAGCGCCGTTTGATTCGCGAAGTCGATCTGGCCAGCGGTGCGCGCAGTCTGTTCGCGGATCGCGAGCAGGGCGCACGCATCGAGCGCGAGATCGACCGGGTGCGGATTCGCATCGGTGCCGCTCAGCGCTTGTTGCTGGCGGGTTACTCCAGCGTGGCGCAGGCCTGTGCCGAGTTCGCGGTGGGTCTCGGCTTTGAGGTGATTCTCTGCGATCCGCGTGATGAAGTACTCGAAGGCGTGGTACTGAATGGCGTGGAGATTCGTCGGCAACTGCCGTCGGTGTTCATCGCTGACGGCGGTTGTCATCGCGATACCGCGGTGGTGGCGCTGACCCATGATCCGCGCATCGACGATCTGGCGATGATGGAAGCGGTGCGCACCGAGGCGTTTTACATCGGCGTGATGGGGTCGCAGCAGACTTCGCAGAAACGCTTCGAGCGCTTGCGCAGGATTGGGGGGCTAGGGGAGGTGGAACTGGCGCGGATTCATGCGCCGATCGGCCTTAACCTGGGCAGCAAGACACCCGCGGAGATCGCTTTGGCGGTGCTGGCGGATATCTTGCGGATTCGTAGTGGAATTACCCGAGACCAACTTTGA
- the purF gene encoding amidophosphoribosyltransferase yields MCGIVGIVGKSNVNQALYDALTVLQHRGQDAAGIVTSHDGRLFLRKDNGLVRDVFQQRHMQRLVGHMGIGHVRYPTAGSSTSAEAQPFYVNSPYGITLAHNGNLTNVEQLAKEIYESDLRHVNTSSDSEVLLNVFAHELAQRGKLQPTEEDVFAAVTDVHNRCVGGYAVVAMITGYGIVGFRDPHGIRPIVFGQRHTDEGVEYMIASESVSLDVLGFTLIRDLAPGEAVYITEDGKLHTRQCATNPSLTPCIFEHVYLARPDSIIDGVSVYKARLRMGEKLAEKILRERPEHDIDVVIPIPDTSRTAALELANHLGVKFREGFVKNRYIGRTFIMPGQAARKKSVRQKLNAIELEFRGKNVMLVDDSIVRGTTCKQIIQMAREAGAKNVYFCSAAPAVRFPNVYGIDMPSAHELIAHNRSTQDVADLIGADWLIYQDLPDLIEAVGGGKIKIENFDCAVFDGKYVTGDVDEAYLDKIEQARNDASKVKTQAVSAIIDLYNN; encoded by the coding sequence ATGTGTGGCATCGTCGGTATCGTCGGTAAGTCGAACGTCAATCAGGCGCTGTATGACGCGCTAACCGTGCTCCAGCACCGCGGCCAGGACGCTGCCGGTATCGTGACCAGCCATGATGGCCGGTTATTCCTGCGCAAGGACAATGGCCTGGTGCGTGACGTGTTTCAGCAACGTCACATGCAGCGCCTGGTCGGCCACATGGGTATCGGCCACGTCCGTTACCCGACTGCCGGCAGCTCGACCTCGGCCGAAGCGCAGCCGTTTTACGTCAACTCGCCTTACGGCATCACTCTGGCGCACAACGGCAACCTGACCAATGTTGAACAGTTGGCCAAGGAAATCTACGAATCCGACCTGCGTCACGTCAATACCAGTTCCGACTCGGAAGTATTGTTGAACGTGTTCGCTCACGAGCTGGCCCAGCGCGGCAAGCTGCAGCCGACCGAAGAAGATGTATTTGCCGCTGTGACCGACGTGCACAACCGTTGCGTCGGCGGTTACGCGGTGGTGGCGATGATCACCGGTTACGGCATCGTCGGTTTCCGCGACCCGCACGGCATTCGTCCGATCGTGTTCGGCCAGCGTCACACCGACGAAGGCGTCGAGTACATGATCGCTTCCGAAAGCGTTTCGCTGGACGTGCTCGGTTTCACCCTGATCCGCGACCTGGCCCCGGGCGAAGCGGTCTACATCACTGAAGATGGCAAGCTGCACACTCGTCAGTGCGCGACCAACCCGTCCCTGACCCCGTGCATCTTCGAGCACGTCTACCTGGCGCGTCCGGATTCGATCATCGACGGTGTGTCGGTGTACAAGGCGCGTCTGCGCATGGGCGAGAAACTCGCCGAGAAGATCCTGCGCGAGCGTCCAGAGCACGACATCGACGTGGTCATCCCGATCCCGGACACCAGCCGCACCGCCGCGCTGGAGTTGGCGAACCACCTGGGCGTGAAATTCCGCGAAGGCTTCGTCAAGAACCGTTACATCGGTCGTACCTTCATCATGCCGGGCCAGGCGGCGCGCAAGAAGTCGGTTCGCCAGAAGCTCAACGCGATCGAGCTGGAATTCCGCGGTAAGAACGTGATGCTGGTCGATGACTCGATCGTACGCGGCACCACCTGCAAGCAGATCATCCAGATGGCTCGCGAAGCCGGCGCGAAAAACGTCTACTTCTGTTCGGCGGCTCCTGCGGTACGCTTCCCGAACGTTTACGGCATCGACATGCCGAGCGCTCACGAACTGATCGCGCACAATCGTTCGACTCAGGACGTGGCGGATCTGATCGGCGCTGACTGGCTGATCTATCAGGACCTGCCTGACTTGATCGAAGCGGTCGGTGGCGGCAAGATCAAGATCGAAAACTTCGATTGCGCAGTGTTCGACGGCAAGTACGTCACCGGCGACGTCGACGAGGCTTACCTGGACAAGATCGAGCAGGCACGCAACGATGCCTCCAAGGTCAAGACCCAGGCGGTCAGTGCGATCATCGATCTGTACAACAACTGA
- a CDS encoding CvpA family protein, whose translation MPFTMVDWAIVAIIAISALISLSRGFVKEALSLVTWIIAGAVAWMFGGSLSECLAGYIETPSARVIAGCAIMFVATLIVGAMINYLIGELVRVTGLSGTDRFLGMAFGAARGVLLVVVAVGLLSLGPVQQDGWWKESQLVPKFLLVADWSKNLILGWSSQWLASGISVPADIPFKEQLLPSAKTPQ comes from the coding sequence GTGCCATTTACCATGGTTGACTGGGCGATTGTTGCAATCATCGCCATCTCCGCTTTGATCAGTTTGAGCCGCGGCTTCGTCAAGGAAGCATTATCGCTGGTGACCTGGATCATCGCAGGAGCCGTTGCCTGGATGTTCGGTGGCTCACTGTCCGAGTGCCTCGCCGGATACATCGAAACCCCATCGGCTCGCGTGATCGCGGGCTGTGCCATCATGTTTGTCGCCACACTGATCGTGGGCGCAATGATCAATTATCTTATCGGCGAGTTGGTGCGCGTGACCGGGTTGTCCGGCACCGATCGATTCCTGGGCATGGCCTTCGGCGCGGCGCGTGGCGTGTTGCTGGTGGTCGTGGCAGTCGGGCTGTTGAGCCTGGGGCCGGTACAGCAGGACGGGTGGTGGAAAGAGTCACAGCTCGTGCCAAAGTTTCTATTGGTCGCCGATTGGTCCAAAAACCTGATTCTCGGGTGGAGCAGTCAGTGGCTTGCCAGCGGAATCAGCGTACCCGCTGATATTCCGTTCAAGGAGCAACTCTTGCCGTCGGCCAAAACGCCTCAGTGA
- a CDS encoding SDR family oxidoreductase, translated as MIELSTPKAGTHGRVALVTGAARGIGLGIAAWLISEGWQVVLTDLDRVRGSKVAKVLGENAWFIAMDVADESQVALGVAEVLGQFGRLDALVCNAAVADPHNITLESLDLAYWNRVLAVNLSGPMLLAKHCAPYLRAHNGSIVNLASTRARQSEADSEAYAASKGGLLALTHALAISLGPEIRVNAVSPGWIDARDPSARRAEPLADADHAQHPAGRVGTVEDVAAMVAWLLSRNAGFVTGQEFVVDGGMTKKMIYTE; from the coding sequence GTGATCGAATTGTCTACTCCGAAGGCGGGCACCCATGGTCGCGTGGCGCTGGTCACCGGTGCCGCGCGTGGCATCGGTCTGGGCATTGCTGCCTGGCTGATCAGCGAAGGCTGGCAAGTGGTGCTGACCGATCTGGATCGTGTGCGCGGTTCGAAAGTGGCGAAGGTGCTGGGCGAGAACGCCTGGTTCATCGCCATGGACGTGGCGGATGAGAGCCAGGTCGCGCTGGGTGTCGCCGAAGTGCTTGGGCAGTTTGGTCGTCTCGATGCGTTGGTGTGCAACGCGGCGGTGGCTGATCCGCACAACATCACGCTGGAAAGTCTTGATCTGGCTTACTGGAACCGGGTGCTGGCGGTGAATCTCAGTGGGCCGATGTTGCTGGCCAAACATTGTGCGCCGTATCTGCGCGCGCATAACGGCTCGATCGTCAATCTGGCCTCGACCCGGGCGCGGCAGTCGGAGGCTGATTCCGAGGCGTATGCGGCGAGCAAGGGCGGCTTGTTGGCGCTGACGCATGCGTTGGCGATCAGCCTCGGGCCGGAGATTCGCGTCAATGCGGTCAGCCCGGGCTGGATCGATGCACGGGATCCATCCGCACGACGCGCCGAGCCGCTGGCCGATGCCGATCATGCGCAGCATCCGGCGGGCAGGGTAGGGACGGTCGAGGATGTGGCGGCGATGGTGGCGTGGCTGTTGTCGCGCAATGCCGGGTTTGTCACCGGGCAGGAATTCGTCGTTGATGGTGGCATGACCAAGAAGATGATTTACACCGAGTAG
- a CDS encoding (2Fe-2S)-binding protein, which produces MANRPLQLTLNGQSVGPVDIPDDLPMIDYLHEYKNLTGSRLGCGQGICHACVVIVDNPDGTSEEVRTCITGAHYFEGKKVRTIESHAKRDESGQVTELNPIQQRFVDEFAFQCSYCAPGFVNAATVLVEKLQRQPIVKSQLEKVIEDSLGHHICRCTGYVRYYNATRNVLTDLGLVKEG; this is translated from the coding sequence ATGGCTAACCGTCCGCTTCAACTGACCCTCAATGGTCAATCCGTCGGCCCGGTGGACATCCCTGATGACCTGCCGATGATCGACTATCTGCACGAATACAAGAACCTCACCGGTTCGCGCCTGGGCTGCGGCCAGGGCATCTGCCACGCCTGCGTGGTGATCGTCGACAACCCGGACGGCACCAGCGAAGAAGTGCGCACCTGCATCACTGGCGCGCATTACTTCGAAGGCAAGAAAGTCCGCACCATCGAAAGTCACGCCAAGCGTGATGAAAGCGGTCAGGTTACCGAGCTGAACCCGATCCAGCAGCGCTTCGTCGACGAATTCGCCTTCCAGTGCAGCTACTGCGCGCCGGGCTTCGTCAACGCCGCGACGGTGCTGGTAGAGAAGCTGCAGCGCCAGCCGATCGTCAAAAGCCAACTGGAAAAAGTCATCGAGGACAGCCTCGGCCACCACATCTGCCGTTGCACCGGGTACGTGCGTTACTACAACGCCACGCGCAACGTGCTGACCGATCTCGGCCTGGTCAAGGAGGGTTGA
- a CDS encoding O-succinylhomoserine sulfhydrylase, whose amino-acid sequence MSQEWDAGRLDSDLEGVAFDTLAVRAGQHRTPEGEHGDPMFFTSSYVFRTAADAAARFAGEVPGNVYSRYTNPTVRAFEERIAALEGAEQAVATATGMAAIMAVVMSLCSAGDHVLVSRSVFGSTISLFEKYFKRFGVQVDYVPLADLSGWDAAIKPNTKLLFVESPSNPLAELVDITALAEIAHAKGAMLVVDNCFCTPALQQPLKLGADIVVHSATKFIDGQGRCMGGVVAGRSEQMKEVVGFLRTAGPTLSPFNAWIFLKGLETLNLRMKAHCANAQQLAEWLEQQDGIEKVHYAGLKSHPQHELAQRQQKGFGAVVSFEVKGGKEGAWRFIDATRLISITANLGDSKTTITHPSTTSHGRLAPQEREAAGIRDSLIRIAVGLEDVADLQADLSRGLAAL is encoded by the coding sequence ATGAGTCAGGAATGGGATGCCGGTCGGCTGGACAGCGACCTCGAAGGCGTAGCGTTCGATACCCTGGCCGTACGTGCCGGTCAGCACCGGACGCCGGAAGGCGAACACGGTGATCCGATGTTCTTCACTTCCAGCTACGTGTTCCGTACCGCTGCCGACGCGGCTGCGCGGTTTGCCGGGGAAGTGCCGGGCAACGTTTACTCGCGCTACACCAACCCGACCGTGCGCGCGTTCGAAGAGCGTATCGCCGCGCTGGAAGGCGCCGAACAAGCGGTCGCCACCGCCACGGGCATGGCCGCGATCATGGCTGTTGTGATGAGCCTGTGCAGCGCCGGTGATCACGTCCTGGTGTCGCGCAGCGTGTTCGGTTCGACCATCAGCCTGTTCGAGAAGTACTTCAAGCGTTTCGGTGTGCAAGTCGACTACGTGCCGCTGGCCGACCTGTCGGGTTGGGATGCGGCGATCAAGCCGAACACCAAGCTGCTGTTCGTCGAGTCGCCGTCCAACCCGCTGGCCGAGCTGGTCGACATCACCGCGCTGGCGGAAATCGCTCACGCCAAAGGCGCGATGCTGGTGGTCGACAACTGCTTCTGCACGCCTGCCTTGCAGCAGCCGCTGAAACTCGGCGCGGACATCGTCGTGCACTCGGCGACCAAGTTCATCGACGGTCAGGGCCGTTGCATGGGCGGTGTGGTGGCTGGTCGCAGCGAGCAGATGAAAGAAGTTGTCGGCTTCCTGCGGACCGCCGGGCCGACACTGAGCCCGTTCAACGCCTGGATCTTCCTCAAGGGCTTGGAAACCCTGAATCTGCGGATGAAGGCGCACTGCGCCAACGCCCAGCAACTGGCCGAATGGCTGGAGCAGCAGGACGGTATCGAGAAGGTTCATTACGCCGGTCTCAAGAGCCATCCGCAGCATGAACTGGCCCAGCGTCAACAGAAGGGCTTCGGTGCGGTGGTGAGTTTCGAGGTCAAGGGCGGCAAAGAGGGCGCGTGGCGCTTTATCGACGCCACCCGCTTGATCTCGATCACCGCCAACCTCGGTGACAGCAAAACCACCATCACCCATCCGAGCACCACCTCCCATGGCCGTCTGGCGCCACAGGAGCGGGAAGCTGCAGGGATTCGTGACAGCCTGATCCGCATCGCGGTCGGTCTGGAAGACGTGGCGGACCTGCAGGCCGACCTGTCCCGCGGTCTGGCGGCGTTGTGA
- a CDS encoding cytochrome c, whose product MKHLLTRLTLAVGLAAPLLFAHADDQVKRGEYLARAADCMACHTAPGGAPFAGGLPIVSPFGTIYGTNITPSKEHGIGLYSDDEFFAALTEGKRRDGANLYPAMPYTSYHLVPREDSDAIHAYLKTIEPIERAAPVTSLSFPFNVRPGLIGWNMLYGKALKLESAEGKSEAWKRGQYMVEVLGHCGECHTPRGLPGAMQLDKRLTGGILNGYLAPSLLATDLAARGWNQQDLSAFLKHGMSAQGTMFNEMFPVFHNSTQGLNDQDLAAMATFLLGDKPPVAKELAEVSPDKLGPSAQRGRQEYLNVCAGCHAAGGEGKPHIAVAMRGNTTLRLEDPRNLVRVIEDGIGEQKFAGFEHMQPMPGFADKLSAEQLTDLLNYLRQGWGGQSAELAVSDVQKLQADAPAVEHKAH is encoded by the coding sequence ATGAAGCATCTATTGACCCGCCTGACCCTGGCGGTGGGGCTGGCTGCGCCGCTGTTGTTTGCTCACGCTGATGATCAGGTCAAGCGCGGCGAATACCTTGCTCGCGCTGCCGACTGCATGGCGTGCCACACCGCACCGGGCGGCGCGCCGTTTGCCGGCGGGCTGCCGATCGTCTCGCCGTTCGGCACGATCTACGGCACCAACATCACTCCGAGCAAAGAGCACGGTATCGGCCTGTACAGCGATGACGAATTCTTCGCTGCGCTGACCGAAGGCAAGCGTCGCGACGGCGCGAATCTGTATCCGGCGATGCCTTACACCTCGTACCACCTGGTGCCTCGAGAAGATTCGGATGCGATTCATGCCTACCTGAAAACCATCGAGCCGATCGAGCGCGCTGCGCCGGTCACCAGCCTGAGCTTTCCGTTCAACGTGCGTCCGGGCCTGATCGGCTGGAACATGCTGTACGGTAAAGCGTTGAAGCTGGAATCTGCCGAAGGCAAAAGCGAGGCCTGGAAGCGCGGTCAATACATGGTCGAGGTGCTTGGTCACTGCGGCGAATGCCACACGCCACGTGGCCTGCCGGGCGCGATGCAACTGGACAAACGCCTGACCGGCGGCATCCTCAACGGGTATCTGGCACCGAGCCTGCTCGCCACCGATCTGGCGGCGCGCGGCTGGAATCAGCAGGATCTGAGCGCGTTCCTCAAGCACGGCATGAGCGCCCAGGGCACGATGTTCAACGAAATGTTCCCGGTGTTCCACAACAGCACCCAGGGCCTGAACGATCAGGATCTGGCGGCGATGGCGACGTTCCTGCTCGGCGACAAACCACCAGTAGCCAAAGAGCTGGCTGAAGTGTCGCCGGACAAACTCGGCCCGAGTGCGCAACGCGGCCGTCAGGAATATTTGAACGTCTGCGCCGGTTGTCATGCTGCCGGTGGCGAAGGCAAACCGCACATCGCCGTGGCCATGCGTGGCAACACCACGCTGCGTCTGGAAGATCCGCGCAATCTGGTGCGGGTGATCGAGGACGGCATCGGTGAGCAGAAATTCGCCGGGTTCGAACACATGCAGCCAATGCCGGGTTTCGCCGACAAGCTCAGTGCTGAACAGCTGACTGATCTGCTGAACTATCTGCGTCAAGGCTGGGGCGGCCAGTCGGCAGAGCTGGCAGTGAGCGACGTGCAGAAACTGCAGGCTGACGCTCCGGCCGTCGAGCACAAGGCGCACTGA
- a CDS encoding xanthine dehydrogenase family protein molybdopterin-binding subunit: MSNRDISRRSFLQGGLVAGVSVTLTPLSSQALAALMENSVTVPSEKWLGHNGKARQRNDALSKVCGSKVFARDIRSKDMPGWPEQQGHAMLLKTIKADRIYAGYDLSWLGADLQPDRIVTAADLDKDGIVFPEEHAPDPLLPEGKVPMFIGHPVAILIWNDFERFRQAKNKLKFNDKAIRYGAQVPYYEGDPYGSFRYVRVGGPTSADEDEFASLKDSILFPMLKNRRPVWNSQPNLHGNLTERGLFYADRMKQQIDTPPDNWLVFDERYKTPSIEPAAMEPDNGNGWYEPKTKTLHFVVATQCPLEAATETAKMIAPSRFGLANLNMHPGYTVGYGSKDHNIFVYYAALAALYGAGVPIRLANDRYEQFQSGIKRHPFDIRYQLAVDKNDYSFKIFRAEMSVDGGGRINYSPSVAAVGATAAQSIYYMPQNDLQVTAYHSRGVEAGSMRGYGTLQSMASTEMMVDEIANRLGVDAIDLRRKNALRSGMKNTQGAIPAGALRLHEILDKASVHEVWKNRDAIKKQREAADPDNWYGVGFAICQKDFGTGSEAPMASIEFTAEGRITLRHIGIEIGTGMSTSQALVVADFLGSPAHDVKTGETEWKEMQLITSGNPYIMSQAEQDNLLRNPRWVGKLASASSATNSAYYFSHATREAARVLFNNGLWPAAMEIWRQGPYGGQANPYVVRREDAHWVDGKLTANGMQPLSFEELAKHAHERGLVTGATVHAFNRWSWAEAEYSIDGVRERLPLDGLAVKYGDGAPKAKKALMSTAGFHLLDRQNINYPVVQLNNAAVTYYSPVATLVELKVNKGSAEVEVLNHHSWVECGRVLVEELVKGQLEGGIAMGIGHALMEEMPLYEGGPGEGDWNFNRYRLPMARHVAVWKQTAEILPPLSPSDPSKGIAEVVMIPVVGAIGNAVAHAIGKRVRDLPITAARIKEALNG, translated from the coding sequence ATGTCCAACCGTGATATATCCCGGCGCTCGTTCCTCCAGGGCGGGCTGGTGGCGGGTGTGAGCGTCACGCTCACGCCGCTCAGCAGTCAGGCGCTGGCTGCCTTGATGGAAAACAGCGTAACCGTGCCGTCCGAAAAGTGGCTCGGCCACAACGGCAAGGCACGCCAACGTAACGACGCCTTGTCCAAGGTCTGCGGCAGCAAAGTGTTTGCCCGCGACATTCGCTCCAAGGACATGCCGGGCTGGCCTGAACAGCAAGGCCACGCCATGCTGCTGAAAACCATCAAGGCTGACCGTATCTACGCCGGCTACGACCTGTCGTGGCTTGGTGCCGACTTGCAACCTGACCGCATCGTCACCGCCGCCGATCTGGACAAGGACGGCATCGTCTTCCCGGAAGAGCACGCGCCGGACCCATTGCTGCCGGAAGGCAAAGTGCCGATGTTCATCGGTCACCCGGTGGCGATCCTGATCTGGAACGATTTCGAGCGTTTCCGCCAAGCCAAGAACAAACTCAAATTCAATGACAAGGCGATTCGTTACGGTGCACAAGTGCCGTACTACGAAGGCGACCCCTATGGCAGCTTCCGCTACGTGCGTGTGGGCGGCCCAACCTCGGCCGACGAAGACGAGTTCGCCAGCCTCAAGGACTCGATCCTGTTCCCGATGCTGAAGAACCGTCGCCCGGTATGGAATTCCCAGCCGAACCTGCACGGCAACCTGACCGAGCGCGGCCTGTTCTACGCCGATCGCATGAAGCAGCAGATCGACACGCCGCCGGACAACTGGCTGGTGTTCGACGAGCGCTACAAAACCCCGTCGATCGAACCGGCCGCCATGGAGCCGGACAACGGCAACGGCTGGTACGAACCGAAAACCAAGACCCTGCACTTCGTGGTCGCCACTCAGTGCCCGCTGGAAGCCGCGACCGAAACCGCGAAAATGATCGCGCCATCGCGCTTCGGCCTGGCGAACCTGAACATGCACCCGGGCTACACCGTGGGCTACGGTTCCAAAGACCACAACATCTTCGTCTACTACGCGGCCCTCGCTGCGCTGTATGGCGCCGGTGTGCCGATCCGTCTGGCCAATGACCGCTACGAGCAGTTCCAGAGCGGCATCAAGCGCCACCCGTTCGACATCCGCTACCAACTGGCGGTGGACAAGAACGACTACAGCTTCAAGATTTTCCGTGCCGAGATGAGCGTCGACGGTGGCGGTCGTATCAACTACAGCCCTTCAGTAGCGGCAGTGGGTGCCACGGCAGCCCAGTCGATCTACTACATGCCGCAGAACGATCTGCAGGTCACCGCTTACCACTCGCGCGGTGTTGAAGCGGGTTCGATGCGCGGTTACGGCACCCTGCAAAGCATGGCCTCGACCGAAATGATGGTCGACGAAATCGCCAATCGCCTCGGTGTCGACGCGATTGATCTGCGTCGCAAGAACGCCCTGCGTTCGGGCATGAAAAACACCCAGGGCGCGATTCCGGCCGGTGCTCTGCGTCTGCACGAGATTCTCGACAAGGCCTCGGTGCACGAAGTCTGGAAAAACCGCGACGCGATCAAGAAACAGCGCGAAGCCGCCGACCCGGACAACTGGTACGGCGTGGGTTTCGCGATTTGCCAGAAAGACTTCGGCACCGGCTCCGAAGCGCCGATGGCCAGTATCGAGTTCACCGCCGAGGGGCGCATCACCCTGCGTCACATCGGTATCGAAATCGGCACCGGCATGTCCACTTCGCAAGCGCTGGTTGTTGCCGACTTCCTTGGTAGCCCGGCACACGACGTCAAGACCGGCGAAACCGAATGGAAGGAAATGCAGCTGATCACCAGCGGCAACCCTTACATCATGAGCCAGGCCGAGCAGGACAACCTGCTGCGCAACCCGCGCTGGGTCGGCAAGTTGGCCTCAGCGTCGTCCGCGACCAACTCGGCTTACTACTTCAGCCACGCCACCCGTGAAGCGGCGCGCGTGCTGTTCAACAACGGTTTGTGGCCGGCGGCCATGGAGATCTGGCGCCAAGGGCCTTACGGCGGTCAAGCCAACCCTTATGTCGTGCGTCGTGAAGATGCGCATTGGGTCGACGGCAAACTCACTGCCAACGGTATGCAGCCATTGAGCTTCGAAGAGCTGGCCAAGCATGCTCACGAGCGTGGTCTGGTGACCGGTGCCACCGTTCACGCATTCAACCGCTGGAGCTGGGCCGAGGCCGAATACAGCATCGACGGCGTGCGCGAGCGTCTGCCGCTCGACGGTCTGGCGGTGAAGTACGGTGATGGCGCGCCGAAGGCGAAGAAAGCGCTGATGAGCACAGCGGGTTTCCACCTGCTGGATCGTCAGAACATCAACTACCCGGTGGTCCAGTTGAACAACGCCGCGGTGACTTACTACAGCCCGGTGGCGACGCTGGTAGAGCTCAAGGTCAACAAAGGCTCGGCGGAAGTCGAAGTGCTCAACCACCACTCGTGGGTCGAGTGCGGTCGGGTGCTGGTCGAAGAGCTGGTCAAGGGCCAGCTCGAAGGCGGGATCGCCATGGGCATTGGTCACGCGCTGATGGAAGAGATGCCGCTGTACGAAGGCGGACCGGGGGAGGGTGACTGGAACTTCAACCGTTATCGCCTGCCGATGGCCCGTCACGTGGCGGTGTGGAAGCAGACTGCGGAGATTCTGCCGCCGCTGTCGCCAAGCGATCCGTCCAAAGGCATCGCCGAAGTGGTGATGATCCCGGTGGTCGGTGCCATCGGTAACGCCGTGGCGCACGCCATCGGTAAACGTGTTCGCGATCTGCCAATCACTGCTGCGCGCATCAAGGAGGCCCTCAATGGCTAA
- a CDS encoding SPOR domain-containing protein — protein sequence MALLDKAYKQRMVGALVLVALAVIFLPMLFSRQDEQRQVTVDAPAAPQAPAVPQVQLEPVAVPEPQALPQEPVPSDDEVAEQSAPSMPIAAAPAPAPAPVAKPVAPAPVAKPAPAPAQPIAAAPAKPDTTQSRVDANGLSVSWSVQLASLSSRASAESLQKTLRSQGYNAYIRSADGKNRVFVGPLIERAEADRLRDLLGRQQNLKGFVVRFQPERG from the coding sequence ATGGCTTTGCTGGATAAAGCGTACAAGCAGCGCATGGTTGGTGCCCTGGTGCTGGTGGCGCTGGCGGTGATTTTCCTGCCGATGCTGTTTTCCCGTCAGGACGAGCAGCGCCAGGTCACGGTCGATGCGCCGGCTGCGCCGCAAGCGCCTGCCGTGCCGCAAGTGCAGCTTGAGCCGGTAGCCGTGCCCGAGCCGCAAGCACTGCCGCAGGAACCGGTCCCGAGTGATGACGAAGTGGCGGAGCAATCGGCGCCGTCGATGCCGATTGCCGCGGCCCCAGCGCCGGCACCGGCTCCGGTAGCCAAACCGGTTGCGCCTGCGCCAGTCGCCAAGCCTGCTCCGGCGCCGGCCCAGCCGATTGCTGCCGCTCCGGCCAAGCCTGACACCACACAAAGCCGCGTCGACGCCAACGGTCTGTCGGTCAGCTGGTCGGTGCAACTGGCCAGTCTGTCGAGTCGCGCCAGCGCCGAAAGCCTGCAGAAAACCCTGCGCAGCCAAGGCTACAACGCCTACATCCGTTCCGCCGATGGCAAGAATCGGGTGTTCGTCGGCCCGCTGATCGAGCGCGCCGAAGCCGATCGTCTGCGTGATCTGTTGGGCCGTCAGCAGAACCTCAAGGGTTTTGTCGTGCGCTTCCAGCCTGAGCGTGGCTAA